The following are from one region of the Lytechinus variegatus isolate NC3 chromosome 4, Lvar_3.0, whole genome shotgun sequence genome:
- the LOC121414173 gene encoding uncharacterized protein LOC121414173 has product MPKVKAKKITTAGARKGDDTPKRRPGRPRGPRATSTPASVDLGLGGGNNGPGRSGELNPSQSQVVDVDEKSGRPRSKVSDKMAELDLDLVGREGQAPVGRSIAWHEIVAQESDTGSSGQAQPAVSVPARSAGVAEDLGLDLVEVGVERSEPQAPRLSAVLGAPEPFISACDPLGVEVAISLKEKIWASEYIDLGVLLKHNNARDEFGALSVGDTTLSLCQSGSGLGLQLQPQSKAKKIMSVEQWTSVFLVFASIYAEKHIERSRELMKYMDLIRHAARAFAGYGWRDYDTQFRSKQARLPGRSWASVDAELWLMLVASNG; this is encoded by the coding sequence ATGCCAAAGGTTAAGGCCAAGAAAATAACGACCGCAGGTGCGAGGAAGGGAGATGACACACCGAAGAGGAGGCCGGGTCGGCCGAGAGGTCCACGGGCGACGTCAACCCCCGCAAGTGTGGATCTGGGGCTGGGAGGCGGCAACAACGGGCCAGGAAGGAGCGGTGAGTTAAATCCCTCTCAGTCTCAAGTtgtcgatgttgatgaaaaaagtggtaggcctaggtctaaagttagtgataaaatggcagagctagatctagatctagtgggGCGGGAAGGCCAGGCGCCCGTGGGCAGATCTATTGCTTGGCATGAGATAGTAGCTCAGGAGTCGGATACCGGTAGCTCGGGGCAGGCTCAGCCAGCAGTTTCAGTGCCGGCGCGGTCGGCAGGGGTAGccgaagatctaggcctagatctagtggaggtcggtgttgagagatctgagccccaggcgcctaggctttctgccgtgttgggggcaccggaaccatttattagcgcatgcgacccactaggtgtggaagtggctatctcactgaaggaaaaaatttgggcaagtgaatatatagatttgggagtgctccttaagcataataatgcacgtgatgagtttggggccttgagtgtaggtgacaccactttgagtttgtgtcaatcgggatctggtcttggtttgcaacttcaacctcaatcaaaggctaagaaaatcatgtcggtagagcagtggacttcggtgtttctagtatttgcctcaatttacgctgagaagcacattgaaaggagcagggagctcatgaaatatatggatttgataaggcatgcagcccgtgcgtttgcaggttatggctggcgtgactatgacactcagtttaggagcaagcaggcgcgtttacccgggcgatcctgggcgagcgtcgacgccgagttgtggttgatgctggtggcctctaatggt